In a genomic window of Acropora muricata isolate sample 2 chromosome 2, ASM3666990v1, whole genome shotgun sequence:
- the LOC136909161 gene encoding kelch-like protein 12 produces the protein METASHLMSADPSQHHEELLERINALRTKQRFCDVTVVVKGEEFQAHKLVLAAASPFFLSLLESQMKERTEDVIKIELQEATAPVMEQVLAYVYTGNVSLTTEIVYGLIVTADYLLLPGLKTMGESFLKLHLTIENSIFNYYFAEKYQCGGLKEESCKMINENIRKVMETADFLSLDENQVVNWVSSDDVIVKAEQDIFEGILQWVLHNRSEREENFPKLLQQVRLSSVSHEYLFNELLNEELVKTNLDCVNFVMEYMKLIFNCRGETSIKPARKCLERNENVIFVCGGSKALCYLPSENKWHELMNTTLEHKDHCIIQCRDRVYVFSSQGMVGDKQSHVVEYYMPSTNSWGTIQTKFEYDNEEFVALFVLDDNKGLWIITNNESEHDSYICEYNPDKNIWVGSYRELGRWGACFVTDGHCIFIIGGTFTENEKITATTEVQKIIPCDETEDGKVEFKEVAPMNEARHDAFGAAMNGKIYVAGGKQRDENLLSERVLASCEVYDPSTDEWQVMPSLNVPRDSASMVCFKGALYVVGGLKSSNCGALSVEMFDSVADQWQEKSNIPVKGKKETICFNACFAAVHKNCLDD, from the coding sequence ATGGAAACCGCGTCTCATTTAATGTCAGCTGATCCTTCACAGCACCATGAAGAACTTTTAGAACGAATCAATGCCTTGAGAACAAAGCAACGTTTTTGTGATGTGACGGTTGTTGTAAAAGGGGAAGAGTTTCAAGCTCATAAACTTGTGCTTGCAGCCGCAAGCCCGTTTTTCCTGTCACTACTTGAAAGCCAAATGAAAGAGAGGACAGAAGATGTGATCAAAATAGAACTCCAAGAGGCAACTGCACCTGTGATGGAACAAGTACTTGCATATGTTTACACGGGAAATGTCTCATTGACCACAGAAATTGTTTACGGTTTGATCGTAACCGCCGATTATCTCCTTTTACCAGGGTTGAAAACAATGGGTGAGAGTTTCCTGAAACTGCACCTGACAATCGAGAACAGTATTTTCAACTATTACTTTGCTGAAAAGTACCAGTGTGGAGGACTCAAGGAAGAATCTTGTAAGATGATCAATGAAAATATCAGGAAGGTCATGGAAACAGCCGATTTTCTGAGTCTAGACGAAAACCAAGTAGTGAACTGGGTGTCCAGTGATGACGTTATCGTTAAAGCTGAGCAAGACATTTTTGAGGGAATCCTGCAGTGGGTCTTGCATAACAGGAGTGAAAGAGAAGAGAATTTTCCCAAACTTTTGCAACAAGTCCGCCTGTCATCTGTATCACATGAATATCTATTCAATGAATTGCTGAATGAAGAGTTAGTGAAAACCAACCTTGACTGTGTTAATTTTGTAATGGAATATATGAAATTGATTTTTAACTGCAGAGGAGAGACTAGCATCAAACCAGCAAGGAAATGCCTGGAGAGGAATGAAAATGTGATTTTTGTTTGTGGTGGAAGTAAAGCGCTGTGTTACCTTCCCTCTGAAAACAAATGGCATGAGTTGATGAACACAACCTTGGAACATAAAGACCATTGTATCATTCAGTGTAGGGACAGAGTTTATGTATTTAGTTCACAAGGAATGGTTGGGGACAAACAGTCACACGTGGTAGAATACTACATGCCATCGACCAACTCCTGGGGAACAATTCAAACAAAGTTTGAATATGATAATGAAGAGTTTGTTGCTTTATTTGTACTGGATGATAACAAGGGCTTGTGGATCATAACAAACAATGAAAGTGAACATGATAGCTACATTTGTGAATACAACCCAGACAAGAATATTTGGGTGGGTTCATACAGAGAGCTTGGGCGATGGGGAGCCTGTTTTGTGACTGATGGTCATTGCATTTTCATAATAGGTGGTACTTTTACAGAAAATGAGAAGATAACAGCAACAACTGAAGTGCAGAAAATTATACCATGTGATGAAACTGAAGATGGTAAAGTGGAATTCAAAGAGGTTGCCCCTATGAATGAAGCCAGACATGATGCTTTTGGAGCAGCCATGAATGGCAAGATCTATGTAGCAGGTGGTAAGCAAAGGGATGAGAATTTACTTAGTGAAAGAGTCCTTGCATCATGTGAGGTTTATGATCCATCAACTGACGAATGGCAAGTGATGCCAAGTCTCAATGTACCGAGAGATTCTGCAAGCATGGTGTGCTTCAAAGGAGCTTTGTATGTTGTTGGTGGATTGAAAAGCTCCAATTGTGGAGCATTATCAGTGGAAATGTTTGATTCTGTTGCTGATCAGTGGCAGGAGAAATCCAATATTccagtaaaaggaaaaaaggaaacaatttgCTTCAATGCTTGTTTTGCAGCAGTACACAAGAATTGTTTAGATGATTGA